A window of Candidatus Diapherotrites archaeon genomic DNA:
GAGTGAACCTCCGCAATTCTTCCATAGTTATCGTAGATGTAAGAGGTTACATTGCCCCGCTCATCGGTTTTAGAGGTGAGGAGATGCTTGGAGTCATAGGTGAAGGATTTGGAAGTCCCATCAGGATTGGTGATCATTACCAGATTTCCCTCCCTGTCATAGTAGGGACGGGTTACCCTTCCGGCCGGGTCGGTGATGGTAGAGAGGTGGTCTCCCGAGTAGGCAAAGGAGGTTACCTGGCCCACCGGGTCGGTGATGGAGATGAGCCTATCTCCCTCATCATAGGTGTAGGTAGTAGTATTGCCGTTTCTATCCACCGTTGAGGTATGGAGACCTTTGGAGTTGAAGTAGTGTCTTGTGCTGTCCTTCATTGTGCGGGTATAGGTACCATCCGGATTTCGGACAAAGGTTGAAAACTCCCCGGATGGAGGAATAAATGTATCCGAGACCTTAGGCATAACGGCTACTCCACGGGGACCATCCCCAACAGGGATTTTGCCTACCACGGTATTACATCTGAAGATATCAATGACAGTGACACTATCGCTCCACCAGGTAGTCACATAGGCATATCTGCCATCCGGGGTGATGTCTACTACGGTAGCGCCCCCACCAACAGAGACTGTATCTACCACTGTATTACTTGAAGTATCGATGACAGAGACAGTCCCGCTATAATGATTAGGCACATAGACATATCTGCTATCCGGGGTGATAGCCGCTACGACAGGATAATCCCCCACAGGAACGGTTGCTACCACTGTATCGCTTGAGGTATCAATGACAAAGACATCATCGCTCTGGGTATTACACACATAGACATATCTACCATCCGGGGTAACAGCCACTCCCTCGGGACGAGACCCAACAGGGATTAGGTTTACCACGGTATTGCTTGAGGCATCGATGACAGAGACAGTATTCTTCCAATAATTGCTTACATAGGCATATCTACTATCCGGAGTGAAGGCTATTCCATAGGGATAGCGCACACCACCGATGGTGCTGACTACTGTATTGCTTGAGGTCTCGATGACAGAGATATTATGACTGCTAAAATTACCCACATAGACATATCTCCCATCGGGCCTGACAGCCAATTCCCAGGGCCGCGACCCAACAGTGATTGTGCTTATCACTACATCGCTTGAGATATCGATGACAGAGACATCATGACTATAATTATTAACTATATAGGCATATTTAGCATCCGGGGTAACAGCCACGGCACTAGGTCTATTGCCAACAGGGATTGTTTTTACCACCATATCGCTTGAGGGGTCAATGTTGAGGTTGAGGACAGAGACACTATTGCTCCCGGTATTAGTCACATAGGCGAATTGTTTTTTGGAAAAGACAAGGGAAGAGCCATCCCCTTCGGTCAGGAGTATATCCCCATCCGGATCAAGGTGCAGCCGCTGGAGACCAGCTAAGCCCCAGCCTGCACCAAAAGGGGAGTCAACCTGGTTATGGATGATGAATCTTCCCTGCATAGATGAACTACGGGGAACAAAGAAGGGGGTAAATATATTCAGGACACGGTCGGGTAAGCCACCAAAGATATTGGTTGTGGCATAGCTTAAATTAAAATCATTGGAGAGGGTGATCTTGTATGGATAACTACCGGTGGAGAGGGTCTTACCCCGGGCATTTCTACCATCAAAAAAGAAGGCCTGGCGGGCATCACCAGCGGT
This region includes:
- a CDS encoding beta-propeller fold lactonase family protein yields the protein TKSGYTYAQRRAEVVSTRDTSVDPVYLTPLDPKVTTITPEGGTATNSTGTLELIFPPGAVSEPIDVQATWCEKAEHLPFPLPPNSIFTYAASFEPADARFDQPVTLRVKNTLGFDPGTPIPIGFYNKGSCWEPVGMGIVTDDGQWSEYTISRFSWYDCNLAWRLRRGLKAPTSQENKTPENNAPGKECASSAGSRVGIKTGDLYIDHTLPSTKALNVSKSLILTYTSSTANPSVLFETEANVDSLSAFWAPTSGYLLEAEGIRKEIKYTPTAGDARQAFFFDGRNARGKTLSTGSYPYKITLSNDFNLSYATTNIFGGLPDRVLNIFTPFFVPRSSSMQGRFIIHNQVDSPFGAGWGLAGLQRLHLDPDGDILLTEGDGSSLVFSKKQFAYVTNTGSNSVSVLNLNIDPSSDMVVKTIPVGNRPSAVAVTPDAKYAYIVNNYSHDVSVIDISSDVVISTITVGSRPWELAVRPDGRYVYVGNFSSHNISVIETSSNTVVSTIGGVRYPYGIAFTPDSRYAYVSNYWKNTVSVIDASSNTVVNLIPVGSRPEGVAVTPDGRYVYVCNTQSDDVFVIDTSSDTVVATVPVGDYPVVAAITPDSRYVYVPNHYSGTVSVIDTSSNTVVDTVSVGGGATVVDITPDGRYAYVTTWWSDSVTVIDIFRCNTVVGKIPVGDGPRGVAVMPKVSDTFIPPSGEFSTFVRNPDGTYTRTMKDSTRHYFNSKGLHTSTVDRNGNTTTYTYDEGDRLISITDPVGQVTSFAYSGDHLSTITDPAGRVTRPYYDREGNLVMITNPDGTSKSFTYDSKHLLTSKTDERGNVTSYIYDNYGRIAEVHSPEHEVLKDGQLTREIRISRFRPTDTQHLINDLPEGTGTPDNPAPVVRPEEVRYEVEESCCGIAKRTGSTDKFGGVTEETDALGRTTYLERDENSNPTQIIRPNGAIMTMSYDGRGNLLSSTEQSIDATTSFTYE